The following coding sequences are from one Pseudonocardia sp. HH130630-07 window:
- a CDS encoding DMT family transporter, protein MPYILLAAAIVLEVMATISLRLSEGFTRIVPSVLVVIGYLGAFVLLSQVLKAGVPVGVAYGIWAAAGVALVAVIGAVFLGDGLTPVQIGGIGLVIAGVLALELGARH, encoded by the coding sequence GTGCCCTACATCCTGCTCGCCGCCGCGATCGTCCTCGAGGTCATGGCCACCATCAGCCTGCGCCTGTCCGAGGGGTTCACCCGGATCGTCCCGTCGGTCCTGGTGGTGATCGGCTACCTCGGCGCCTTCGTCCTGCTCTCCCAGGTGCTCAAGGCCGGGGTGCCGGTCGGCGTGGCCTACGGGATCTGGGCCGCCGCCGGGGTCGCGCTGGTGGCGGTGATCGGCGCGGTGTTCCTCGGCGACGGCCTCACCCCCGTGCAGATCGGCGGTATCGGCCTGGTCATCGCCGGGGTGCTGGCGCTCGAGCTCGGTGCCCGGCACTGA
- a CDS encoding DUF5753 domain-containing protein has translation MQAGLTGRQLAESLSWPQSKVSKLETARQAPGAADIRAWTRVTDSESHTGDLLAALEDLDARHAQWQRVLRPGLRPHQAGLSDLDARTRRFRVFEATVVPGLLQTAGYARARLAQGVALHGATDDVDLAVHTRMARQELLYDPGKRFHFVVTEAALRLRLAAPQVMLAQLDRLMTLSTLPNVRLGVIGSQAPYLVGPWHGFWLRDDDRVLVETFSAELCLTHSREIELYGALFGRFAALAGYGRAAREILFAVAEDVATEVPRTED, from the coding sequence ATGCAGGCCGGGTTGACCGGCCGGCAACTCGCGGAGTCGCTGTCCTGGCCACAGTCGAAGGTGTCCAAACTGGAGACGGCACGGCAGGCGCCCGGCGCGGCCGACATCCGGGCATGGACCCGGGTCACCGACAGCGAGTCGCACACCGGTGACCTGCTCGCGGCACTCGAGGACCTCGACGCACGCCACGCGCAGTGGCAGCGTGTGCTCCGGCCGGGCCTGCGTCCGCACCAGGCCGGGCTGTCCGACCTCGATGCGAGGACACGCCGTTTCCGGGTCTTCGAGGCGACGGTGGTCCCCGGCCTGCTGCAGACGGCCGGGTACGCGCGGGCCCGGTTGGCGCAGGGGGTGGCGCTGCACGGCGCCACCGACGATGTCGATCTCGCCGTGCACACCCGGATGGCCAGGCAGGAGCTGCTCTACGACCCCGGGAAGCGGTTCCACTTCGTCGTCACCGAAGCCGCACTGCGACTCCGGCTGGCCGCACCACAGGTCATGCTCGCCCAGCTGGATCGCCTCATGACGCTCTCGACGCTGCCGAACGTGCGCCTCGGGGTCATCGGCTCGCAGGCCCCCTACCTCGTCGGCCCGTGGCACGGGTTCTGGCTGCGCGACGACGACCGGGTACTCGTCGAGACCTTCTCCGCCGAGCTCTGCCTGACCCACAGCCGCGAGATCGAGCTCTACGGTGCGCTCTTCGGGAGGTTCGCGGCTCTCGCCGGATACGGCCGGGCGGCACGGGAGATCCTCTTCGCCGTCGCGGAGGACGTGGCCACCGAGGTCCCGCGTACCGAGGACTGA
- a CDS encoding DUF6879 family protein yields MSRFVEPGPEFAELFSSFRHTAFRLEVRARYAPGYEREAYENFLAGAPYELSWMQEWLAMVRDATTAGRRFRRVRAVALPMPDYPRWSHTLAVHNIAAGEDIRYVTRADADAAGLPDHDYWLFDSAALLCMRFDDADRFVGGELVEDPAEIVRHNYWRDAAWHHAVRRDEFGTEERRGHA; encoded by the coding sequence CTGAGCCGGTTCGTCGAGCCCGGTCCCGAGTTCGCGGAGCTGTTCTCCTCGTTCCGGCACACCGCGTTCCGGCTGGAGGTCCGGGCCCGTTACGCACCGGGGTACGAACGGGAGGCCTACGAGAACTTCCTGGCCGGTGCACCGTACGAGCTGTCCTGGATGCAGGAGTGGCTCGCCATGGTCCGCGACGCGACCACCGCGGGACGGAGGTTCCGCCGGGTCCGGGCGGTCGCCCTGCCCATGCCGGACTACCCCAGGTGGAGCCACACCCTCGCCGTCCACAACATCGCGGCGGGCGAGGACATCCGGTACGTGACCCGGGCCGACGCGGATGCGGCCGGCCTTCCCGACCACGACTACTGGCTGTTCGACTCGGCGGCCCTGCTGTGCATGCGGTTCGACGACGCCGACCGGTTCGTCGGCGGGGAACTGGTCGAGGACCCGGCCGAGATCGTCCGGCACAACTACTGGCGTGACGCCGCCTGGCACCACGCCGTGAGGCGAGACGAATTTGGCACCGAGGAACGGCGCGGGCACGCCTGA
- a CDS encoding aminotransferase gives MRLDPTTAAGSDSPIGAALALAGERDPARDAGHPFLDLSQAAPAYPPAPEVVDRVVATARDPRVLGYAPVPGLPDLRRAIADDIGADYGGTVTPEDVVVTSGCNQAFATVADALAGPGDEMILPLPYYFNHHMWLTMRGVAPVLLEPGADLVPRAADAEALIGPRTRAIVLVTPGNPSGVTIPPAEIRAFAELARRHDVALVVDETYRSFRDAAHEPAHTLFDDAQWRSTVVSLHSYSKDLALPGYRVGSVVAGPALTRQVLKLLDCVAICAPRVGQEAALAGLTGAGTWRAERVAETARRRDLLGAALQDRPGGFEIVALGAFFAWVRHPFAGTPTLDVVRELVLAHDTLTIPGTAFLPDDRRMLRLSVGRIDETTAATLATRLAEAGRTVPAGA, from the coding sequence GTGCGACTCGACCCCACGACGGCGGCGGGGAGCGACTCCCCCATCGGCGCGGCGCTCGCCCTCGCCGGTGAACGCGACCCGGCCCGCGACGCCGGGCACCCGTTCCTCGACCTCTCCCAGGCCGCACCGGCCTACCCGCCGGCGCCGGAGGTCGTCGACCGGGTCGTGGCGACCGCCCGCGACCCCCGGGTCCTCGGGTACGCACCGGTCCCCGGCCTGCCCGACCTGCGCCGCGCGATCGCCGACGACATCGGGGCCGACTACGGCGGGACCGTGACGCCGGAGGACGTCGTCGTCACCAGCGGGTGCAACCAGGCGTTCGCGACGGTCGCCGACGCGCTCGCCGGGCCCGGCGACGAGATGATCCTGCCGCTGCCCTACTACTTCAACCACCACATGTGGCTGACCATGCGCGGGGTCGCGCCGGTGCTCCTGGAGCCCGGTGCGGACCTCGTCCCGCGGGCCGCCGACGCCGAGGCGCTGATCGGTCCCCGGACGCGGGCGATCGTGCTGGTCACGCCGGGCAACCCGAGCGGGGTCACGATCCCGCCCGCGGAGATCCGGGCGTTCGCCGAGCTGGCCCGGCGGCACGACGTCGCCCTGGTCGTCGACGAGACCTACCGGTCGTTCCGCGACGCCGCGCACGAGCCGGCCCACACCCTGTTCGACGACGCGCAGTGGCGCTCGACGGTCGTCAGCCTGCACTCCTACTCCAAGGACCTGGCGCTGCCCGGGTACCGGGTCGGATCGGTCGTCGCCGGTCCGGCGCTGACCCGGCAGGTGCTCAAGCTCCTGGACTGCGTCGCGATCTGCGCGCCCCGGGTCGGGCAGGAGGCGGCGCTGGCCGGGCTGACCGGGGCCGGGACGTGGCGGGCCGAGCGGGTCGCGGAGACCGCCCGGCGGCGGGACCTGCTCGGCGCCGCCCTGCAGGACCGGCCGGGAGGCTTCGAGATCGTGGCCCTGGGGGCGTTCTTCGCCTGGGTGCGGCACCCGTTCGCGGGGACGCCGACGCTCGACGTCGTCCGGGAGCTGGTGCTGGCCCACGACACGCTCACCATTCCCGGCACCGCGTTCCTCCCCGACGACCGCCGGATGCTGCGCCTGAGCGTGGGGCGGATCGACGAGACCACCGCGGCGACGCTCGCGACCCGGCTCGCCGAGGCCGGACGCACGGTGCCCGCCGGGGCGTGA
- a CDS encoding SAM-dependent methyltransferase, whose translation MTEHRDPATVPTSHPGTVPPASRTVPVPAGVGATALFIAALRAEESARPDSLFGRDPLAELVAAGIDGDALRLWRDDDGAPSPLGRALAGYVAMRTRYFDDYLAGAVGAGVRQVVVLGAGVDGRAYRLALPGATLFEIDTADVTGYRCDLVAAGGLTPTTPARPVVADLADDGWPEALLGAGFDPAAPTAWLAEGLLLYLPGEACAALLDTVGRLSAAGSELATEYPQGDLAAVIAGIDSGPAVTSLIRGFLAAGPQLPPEQWLGRAGWSVDATGIAAWATGLDRTPPSWSLVPDFTWWLTRAATGRR comes from the coding sequence ATGACCGAGCACCGGGATCCCGCGACCGTGCCGACCTCCCACCCCGGGACGGTGCCACCGGCGTCCCGCACCGTCCCGGTGCCCGCGGGCGTCGGGGCGACCGCGCTGTTCATCGCCGCGCTGCGCGCCGAGGAGTCGGCCCGGCCGGACTCGCTGTTCGGCCGGGACCCGCTCGCCGAACTGGTGGCCGCGGGCATCGACGGGGACGCGCTGCGGCTCTGGCGCGACGACGACGGCGCGCCGTCACCGCTCGGCCGGGCCCTGGCCGGCTACGTCGCGATGCGGACCCGCTACTTCGACGACTACCTCGCCGGTGCCGTCGGCGCGGGCGTCCGGCAGGTCGTCGTGCTCGGCGCCGGGGTCGACGGACGGGCCTACCGGCTCGCCCTGCCCGGGGCCACCCTGTTCGAGATCGACACCGCCGACGTCACCGGCTACCGCTGCGACCTCGTCGCGGCCGGCGGGCTCACCCCGACGACCCCGGCCCGTCCGGTCGTCGCCGATCTCGCCGACGACGGCTGGCCGGAGGCGCTCCTCGGCGCCGGTTTCGACCCGGCCGCACCGACCGCGTGGCTGGCCGAGGGGCTGCTCCTCTACCTGCCGGGCGAGGCGTGCGCGGCGCTGCTCGACACCGTGGGGCGGCTCAGTGCCGCCGGGAGCGAGCTCGCCACCGAGTACCCGCAGGGCGACCTGGCGGCCGTCATCGCCGGCATCGACTCCGGTCCGGCGGTGACCTCGCTGATCCGCGGCTTCCTGGCCGCCGGGCCGCAACTGCCCCCGGAGCAGTGGCTCGGCCGGGCCGGATGGTCGGTCGACGCCACCGGGATCGCGGCCTGGGCGACCGGGCTGGACCGGACGCCGCCGTCCTGGAGCCTCGTGCCGGACTTCACCTGGTGGCTGACCCGTGCCGCCACCGGCCGCCGATAA
- a CDS encoding lipopolysaccharide biosynthesis protein, whose protein sequence is MTGPDPDDDPTRPIRVVTGEPAPGSGPGSGSLTGRTARGFAWAFTGTVGQAVLQLGATVALARLLTPEQFGSAAAALLIIGLTQLVTQLGVGAALVHRHDLGDRDVTAAFWFSTLTAAVFAVTLATAAPVLSGLVGLPADSNLLPLLSIALLLAGATAVPLSLLQRDLRFRQTATVDLLAAGPALIGVSVVFALAGFGAAALAFGEIAAAAVKFVGYLALVRPRLRPEGPAATWRRLVPLLGYGAGISILQLGNWFALNADKLLIANLLGPGPLGVYTRAYNLLAEPANVIGGAADKALFPAMARVRDDGERLRSAYVRSASLIALVTVPASVLLGVLAPEIVNLLLGSQWGEVVPLVQLFALVLLPRTSYKISTSLTRATGAVYRAAWRQWLYAGYVVAFCAAGAALGGILGVAIGASAAIVIHFLVMLQFSARVSPGLMGRVLAMYLKHVPALVGTLAVAWGVATLVRPLGIDVVTLLAAAAAGGAVALGALFVQRSRFREELAVVATLRGGGRKRAPAPTR, encoded by the coding sequence GTGACCGGTCCCGACCCCGACGACGACCCGACCCGCCCCATCCGGGTGGTCACCGGCGAGCCGGCCCCCGGCTCCGGTCCCGGGTCCGGCTCACTGACCGGGCGCACCGCCCGCGGCTTCGCCTGGGCGTTCACCGGCACCGTCGGCCAGGCCGTGCTGCAGCTCGGCGCGACGGTCGCGCTCGCCCGCCTGCTGACGCCGGAGCAGTTCGGCTCGGCCGCGGCGGCGCTGCTGATCATCGGGCTGACCCAGCTGGTCACCCAGCTCGGTGTCGGGGCGGCCCTGGTGCACCGGCACGACCTGGGCGACCGCGACGTGACCGCGGCGTTCTGGTTCTCCACGCTGACCGCCGCCGTCTTCGCCGTCACGCTCGCGACGGCCGCACCGGTGCTCAGCGGCCTGGTGGGGCTGCCGGCGGACTCGAACCTGCTGCCGTTGCTCTCGATCGCCCTGTTGCTCGCGGGGGCCACCGCGGTGCCGCTGTCGCTGCTGCAGCGCGACCTGCGCTTCCGGCAGACGGCGACGGTGGACCTGCTCGCGGCCGGGCCCGCACTGATCGGGGTCAGCGTGGTGTTCGCGCTCGCCGGATTCGGCGCGGCCGCGCTGGCGTTCGGCGAGATCGCGGCGGCCGCGGTGAAGTTCGTCGGGTACCTGGCCCTGGTTCGCCCCCGGCTGCGCCCGGAGGGCCCGGCCGCGACGTGGCGCCGGCTGGTCCCGCTGCTCGGCTACGGCGCGGGCATCTCGATCCTGCAGCTGGGCAACTGGTTCGCCCTGAACGCCGACAAGCTGCTCATCGCGAACCTGCTCGGCCCCGGGCCGCTCGGTGTCTACACCCGGGCCTACAACCTGCTCGCCGAGCCGGCGAACGTGATCGGCGGCGCCGCGGACAAGGCCCTGTTCCCGGCGATGGCCCGGGTCCGCGACGACGGCGAGCGGCTGCGCAGCGCCTACGTGCGCAGTGCCAGCCTGATCGCGCTGGTCACGGTGCCCGCGTCGGTGCTGCTCGGGGTGCTCGCTCCGGAGATCGTGAACCTGCTGCTGGGCTCGCAGTGGGGCGAGGTCGTACCGCTCGTGCAGCTGTTCGCGCTGGTCCTGCTCCCGCGGACGTCCTACAAGATCAGTACGTCGCTGACCAGGGCGACCGGTGCGGTGTACCGGGCGGCGTGGCGGCAGTGGCTCTACGCGGGCTACGTCGTCGCGTTCTGCGCCGCCGGTGCCGCGCTCGGCGGGATCCTGGGCGTCGCGATCGGGGCGTCGGCCGCGATCGTCATCCACTTCCTGGTGATGCTGCAGTTCTCGGCCCGGGTCTCGCCGGGCCTCATGGGCCGGGTGCTGGCGATGTACCTGAAGCACGTCCCGGCCCTGGTGGGCACGCTCGCCGTCGCCTGGGGGGTGGCCACGCTGGTCCGGCCGCTGGGGATCGACGTCGTCACGCTGCTCGCCGCCGCGGCCGCCGGTGGCGCCGTGGCGCTGGGTGCGCTGTTCGTGCAGCGCTCGCGGTTCCGCGAGGAGCTCGCGGTGGTCGCCACCCTGCGCGGTGGTGGACGCAAGCGCGCCCCCGCACCCACCCGCTGA
- a CDS encoding solute symporter family protein, whose protein sequence is MSTVGSPILNMAVFGLFVILTLGIVYRVSHRNATPDDYYAAGGGFTGAQNGIAMSGDFLSAASFLGISGAIAVYGFDGFVYSVSWVVAWLVALLLVGEGLRNTGRFTMGDVMAFRLQQSPVRAAAATSTLVISLVYMVAQMAGAGGLVALLLGIHGGAGQSLLIIGVGVVMMLYVLVGGMRGTTWVQIIKAVGLLICVALLAMFVLGRFGLSMSALLDKAAETSPMGSAVLEPGGWYSGGFSSRLDFVSLGLALVLGISSLPHVLMRFFTVPNAKEARRSVTWCSWLMVGFYLCILVVGFGAAAVVGPEEIMAAPGAANSAAPLLAYRIGGTPILGLVSAVAFATILAVVAGLTLTASASFAHDVYASIIRRGKAEPRSEIRVARTTAVVIGALSIAGGVLARDVNVAFLVSLALAIAASANLPTIVFALFWPRFSTRGALWSIYTGLIGSIVLICSSTTVSGTPSSLLPDVDMAWFPLTNPAIVTVPLSFLAAILGTLLGKPADPGLARAMEVRALTGIDARG, encoded by the coding sequence ATGAGCACGGTCGGCAGCCCGATCCTGAACATGGCCGTGTTCGGTCTGTTCGTGATCCTCACTCTCGGTATCGTCTACCGGGTCAGCCACCGCAACGCGACACCGGACGACTACTACGCCGCCGGCGGTGGATTCACCGGGGCCCAGAACGGCATCGCGATGTCCGGCGACTTCCTGTCCGCCGCGTCGTTCCTCGGGATCTCCGGCGCGATCGCCGTCTACGGATTCGACGGCTTCGTCTACTCGGTCAGCTGGGTGGTGGCCTGGCTGGTCGCGCTGCTGCTCGTCGGTGAGGGACTGCGCAACACCGGCCGGTTCACGATGGGCGACGTCATGGCCTTCCGGCTGCAGCAGAGCCCGGTACGGGCCGCCGCAGCCACGTCGACGCTGGTGATCTCGCTGGTCTACATGGTCGCGCAGATGGCCGGGGCGGGTGGGCTCGTCGCCCTGCTGCTCGGCATCCACGGCGGGGCCGGGCAGTCCCTGCTCATCATCGGCGTGGGCGTCGTGATGATGCTCTACGTGCTCGTCGGCGGCATGCGCGGCACCACCTGGGTGCAGATCATCAAGGCCGTCGGGCTGCTGATCTGCGTGGCCCTGCTGGCCATGTTCGTGCTCGGGCGGTTCGGGCTGAGCATGTCCGCGCTGCTCGACAAGGCGGCCGAGACGAGCCCGATGGGATCAGCGGTGCTGGAGCCCGGCGGCTGGTACAGCGGGGGCTTCTCGTCCCGGCTGGACTTCGTCTCGCTCGGGCTCGCGCTCGTGCTCGGGATCTCCAGCCTGCCGCACGTGCTGATGCGCTTCTTCACCGTCCCGAACGCCAAGGAGGCCCGGCGCTCGGTGACCTGGTGCTCCTGGCTGATGGTCGGGTTCTACCTGTGCATCCTGGTCGTCGGGTTCGGGGCGGCCGCGGTCGTCGGGCCGGAGGAGATCATGGCCGCGCCGGGCGCGGCGAACTCCGCGGCGCCGCTGCTGGCCTACCGGATCGGCGGGACCCCGATCCTCGGCCTGGTGTCGGCGGTGGCGTTCGCGACGATCCTCGCGGTCGTCGCCGGGCTGACGCTGACGGCGTCGGCGTCCTTCGCGCACGACGTCTACGCCTCGATCATCCGGCGCGGCAAGGCCGAGCCGCGCAGCGAGATCCGGGTGGCGCGCACGACCGCCGTCGTCATCGGTGCGTTGTCCATCGCGGGCGGGGTGCTCGCCAGGGACGTCAACGTGGCGTTCCTCGTGTCGCTGGCCCTCGCGATCGCCGCGTCGGCGAACCTGCCGACGATCGTGTTCGCGCTGTTCTGGCCCCGCTTCTCCACCCGCGGCGCGCTGTGGAGCATCTACACCGGCCTCATCGGCAGCATCGTGCTCATCTGCTCCTCGACCACCGTGTCCGGGACGCCCAGCTCGCTGCTCCCGGACGTCGACATGGCCTGGTTCCCGCTGACGAACCCGGCGATCGTCACCGTGCCGCTGTCGTTCCTCGCGGCCATCCTCGGCACGCTGCTCGGCAAGCCCGCCGATCCCGGGCTGGCCCGGGCGATGGAGGTCCGCGCACTCACCGGGATCGACGCCCGGGGCTGA
- a CDS encoding DUF485 domain-containing protein — protein MTGDPTGREATAGPRRRPSGPPGHPRGGPAPGIPAAAPGRTGWADDETRPIGSLPFHPPPGFDDTHFKTTGPPGPGPAHDPTTPTVEAVRRDPRFGELRSRTRRFVFLGTVGFLGWYAVFVVLAAFAPDLMRIPVIGSVNLGLLLGLAQFVTTLLIVWLYGRYSRRQIDPLVDGLRESHTVRPARSAPTRDEMWRSE, from the coding sequence GTGACCGGAGACCCCACCGGCCGTGAGGCGACCGCCGGACCGCGGCGCCGGCCGTCCGGGCCGCCCGGACACCCGCGCGGAGGCCCGGCGCCCGGGATCCCCGCGGCCGCTCCCGGGCGTACGGGCTGGGCCGACGACGAGACCCGTCCGATCGGCAGCCTGCCGTTCCACCCACCTCCCGGGTTCGACGACACACACTTCAAGACGACCGGTCCGCCCGGCCCCGGCCCGGCCCACGATCCGACGACCCCGACCGTCGAGGCCGTGCGGCGCGACCCCCGGTTCGGCGAGCTACGGTCCCGCACCCGCCGGTTCGTGTTCCTCGGGACGGTCGGCTTCCTCGGGTGGTACGCGGTCTTCGTGGTGCTCGCGGCGTTCGCCCCGGACCTGATGCGGATCCCGGTCATCGGATCGGTCAACCTCGGCCTGCTCCTGGGGCTGGCCCAGTTCGTGACGACGCTGCTGATCGTGTGGCTCTACGGGCGGTACTCCCGCCGGCAGATCGACCCGCTGGTGGACGGCCTGCGCGAGAGCCACACCGTCCGGCCCGCCCGGTCCGCTCCCACGCGTGACGAGATGTGGAGGTCCGAATGA
- a CDS encoding SIS domain-containing protein, whose translation MSATEREIHQQPDAWLRTPEVVASAAGVLPRDGERIAVLGCGTSWFVAQAYAGLRESAGRGWTDAVTATELPDRGYDRVVAITRSGTTTEVLDQLRRLRGTVPTLALTADAATPVADVADHVVALPFADETSVVQTLFATTAFSVLRGSLGWDVTAVAAAARAALAGPLPDALVPAAQWTFLGTGWSVGLANEAALKLRESCLAWTEAYPAMEYRHGPISIAQPGRVVWNLGPSVPGLADDVAATGATFVEHPDEDPLVTLVRVHRLALAVAARDGLDPDLPRNLTRSVILS comes from the coding sequence TTGTCCGCGACCGAGCGGGAGATCCACCAGCAACCCGACGCCTGGCTGCGGACGCCGGAGGTCGTCGCGTCCGCGGCCGGTGTCCTGCCCCGCGACGGCGAGCGCATCGCCGTGCTCGGTTGCGGCACGTCGTGGTTCGTCGCCCAGGCCTACGCCGGGCTGCGCGAGAGCGCCGGGCGGGGCTGGACCGACGCCGTCACCGCCACCGAGCTGCCGGACCGCGGCTACGACCGGGTCGTCGCCATCACCCGTTCCGGAACCACCACCGAGGTGCTCGACCAGCTCCGCCGCCTGCGGGGCACCGTGCCGACCCTCGCCCTGACCGCCGACGCCGCCACCCCCGTCGCCGACGTGGCCGACCATGTCGTGGCGCTGCCGTTCGCCGACGAGACCTCGGTCGTGCAGACGCTGTTCGCGACCACCGCGTTCTCGGTCCTGCGGGGCAGCCTGGGGTGGGACGTGACGGCGGTGGCCGCCGCCGCCCGTGCCGCGCTCGCCGGACCGCTGCCCGACGCCCTGGTGCCGGCCGCCCAGTGGACCTTCCTGGGCACGGGATGGTCGGTCGGCCTGGCGAACGAGGCCGCGCTGAAGCTGCGCGAGTCCTGCCTGGCCTGGACCGAGGCGTACCCGGCGATGGAGTACCGGCACGGCCCGATCAGCATCGCCCAGCCGGGCCGGGTCGTCTGGAACCTCGGGCCGTCGGTGCCCGGCCTGGCGGACGACGTGGCCGCGACCGGGGCGACGTTCGTCGAGCACCCGGACGAGGACCCGCTGGTGACGCTGGTGCGGGTGCACCGGCTCGCGCTCGCGGTCGCCGCCCGGGACGGTCTCGACCCGGACCTGCCCCGGAACCTGACCCGATCGGTCATCCTGTCGTGA
- a CDS encoding ROK family protein, with protein sequence MTAGRPPLVALDVGGTTIKGAVDTGDGPRGHLRRPTPRDRGPEAVVAAVLDAAAELVDLAGRAHGRRPAAVGVACLGLVDPGTGTAVLSAATGWSDVPLAALVRERTGVPAVLVHDIAAAATAEAALREPGPAPVLFVAIGTGIGGSTVLDGRPVAGAHHRPGEIGHVPVGGSDVRCGCGRSGCLERVASGSALAQAYARRTGTAVHGALEVADRAAAGDPDAVAVWDRGCAALAEALILYSVLVDPALVVLGGGVSLAGDRLVVPVRRALEQGLGLPGVPAVETARLGDGAALAGAFLAAADLAGVPAGAPR encoded by the coding sequence GTGACGGCGGGCCGTCCCCCGCTCGTCGCCCTCGACGTCGGCGGTACGACGATCAAGGGCGCCGTCGACACGGGTGACGGTCCCCGCGGGCACCTCCGCCGGCCGACTCCCCGCGACCGCGGCCCGGAGGCGGTCGTGGCGGCCGTGCTCGACGCCGCCGCCGAACTCGTCGACCTGGCCGGACGCGCGCACGGGCGTCGTCCCGCCGCGGTGGGCGTGGCCTGCCTCGGCCTGGTCGACCCGGGCACCGGGACCGCGGTGCTGTCCGCCGCGACCGGCTGGTCCGACGTCCCGCTGGCCGCGCTGGTGCGGGAGCGCACCGGCGTCCCGGCCGTGCTGGTGCACGACATCGCCGCGGCCGCGACCGCCGAGGCCGCACTGCGGGAGCCCGGCCCGGCGCCGGTGTTGTTCGTCGCGATCGGGACCGGCATCGGCGGCTCGACCGTGCTCGACGGGCGGCCGGTCGCCGGTGCGCACCACCGGCCCGGGGAGATCGGGCACGTCCCGGTCGGCGGGTCCGACGTGCGCTGCGGGTGCGGGCGGTCCGGCTGCCTCGAACGCGTCGCCTCCGGATCGGCGCTGGCGCAGGCCTACGCGCGGCGCACCGGGACGGCGGTGCACGGCGCGCTCGAGGTCGCCGATCGGGCCGCCGCCGGTGATCCGGACGCGGTGGCGGTCTGGGACCGCGGGTGCGCGGCACTGGCCGAGGCGCTGATCCTCTACTCCGTCCTGGTCGATCCGGCGCTGGTCGTGCTCGGCGGCGGCGTCTCGCTGGCCGGGGACCGGCTCGTCGTCCCGGTGCGGCGGGCGCTGGAGCAGGGACTGGGGCTGCCCGGGGTCCCGGCCGTCGAGACGGCCCGGCTCGGGGACGGCGCGGCGCTGGCCGGTGCGTTCCTCGCGGCCGCCGATCTCGCGGGCGTCCCGGCCGGAGCGCCCCGGTGA
- a CDS encoding 1-phosphofructokinase family hexose kinase — MILTVCANPALDVTYRVPALTTGSEHRVPAPVVRAGGKAVNVAAALHTMGRDPVVVAPYGGPEGAVLAADLTARGLEHRLVPVPGAVRRTVTIVDDAGAATALNERGTPLPAAGWARVTAVVRTALPAAAALVLSGSLPPGLPDDAWAPLVAAGRAAGVPVVLDAAGPALLAGIAAGPDLVKPNARELREATGDDDVVSAARQLVARGAAGVLASLGPDGMVLVDGPTGEPLTCRPPAGSTVRNPTGAGDAAVAAAACALAEGAGRAVLLYRAVAWSVAAVAEPRAGELDPHTVRRTESALGRPPAPEPTGTDS, encoded by the coding sequence GTGATCCTCACGGTCTGCGCCAACCCGGCGCTCGACGTCACCTACCGGGTCCCCGCGCTGACGACCGGTTCCGAGCACCGGGTGCCCGCCCCGGTCGTCCGGGCCGGGGGCAAGGCGGTGAACGTGGCCGCCGCGCTGCACACGATGGGCCGGGACCCGGTCGTCGTCGCGCCGTACGGCGGTCCCGAGGGCGCGGTGCTGGCGGCCGATCTCACCGCGCGCGGCCTGGAGCACCGGCTCGTCCCGGTGCCCGGGGCGGTCCGCCGGACCGTCACGATCGTCGACGACGCCGGAGCGGCGACCGCGCTGAACGAGCGCGGCACACCGCTCCCGGCCGCCGGCTGGGCCCGGGTCACCGCCGTCGTCCGGACGGCGTTGCCGGCCGCGGCCGCGCTCGTGCTCTCCGGATCGCTGCCCCCCGGCCTCCCCGACGACGCCTGGGCGCCGCTGGTCGCGGCCGGTCGCGCGGCCGGGGTGCCGGTGGTGCTCGACGCCGCGGGGCCCGCGCTCCTCGCCGGGATCGCCGCCGGCCCGGACCTGGTGAAACCGAACGCCCGCGAGCTGCGTGAGGCGACCGGTGACGACGACGTCGTCAGCGCCGCCCGGCAGCTGGTGGCCCGCGGCGCCGCCGGCGTGCTCGCCAGCCTGGGGCCGGACGGGATGGTCCTCGTCGACGGCCCCACCGGCGAGCCGCTGACCTGCCGTCCGCCCGCGGGCAGCACGGTGCGCAATCCGACCGGCGCCGGGGACGCGGCCGTCGCGGCCGCCGCCTGCGCGCTCGCCGAGGGCGCCGGCCGGGCCGTCCTGCTGTACCGCGCCGTCGCCTGGTCGGTCGCCGCCGTGGCCGAGCCCCGCGCGGGCGAGCTCGATCCGCACACGGTGCGTAGGACCGAGTCGGCTCTGGGCCGGCCGCCCGCACCCGAACCCACAGGAACGGACTCATGA